From Bacillus sp. FSL K6-3431, the proteins below share one genomic window:
- a CDS encoding 4-hydroxy-3-methylbut-2-enyl diphosphate reductase — MKIIKIAPRGYCYGVVDAMVIARNAALDKTLPRPIYILGMIVHNKHVTDAFAEDGIITLDGPNRKEILEQVNSGTVIYTAHGVSPEVREIAEKKGLTTIDATCPDVTITHDLIREKEAEGYDVIYIGKKGHPEPEGAVGVAPQIVHLVESLEDVDELNVNNEKIIVTNQTTMSQWDVKAIMDKVKDKYPLAEQHEEICLATQVRQEAVAKQAGVADVLIVVGDPMSNNSNRLAQVSKEIAHTNAYRVGDVSEIDIDWIKAAKTVAVTAGASTPTPIVREVIAFLEQFNPIDQSTWVRENKVPLNKILPKVRKPKLPTS; from the coding sequence CGTGGCTATTGCTATGGTGTTGTTGATGCCATGGTCATCGCCCGTAATGCAGCACTGGATAAAACATTACCACGCCCAATCTATATTCTAGGTATGATTGTTCACAATAAACATGTAACAGATGCTTTTGCCGAAGATGGCATTATCACACTTGATGGACCGAACCGTAAAGAAATACTGGAACAAGTTAATAGCGGTACTGTGATTTATACTGCCCACGGTGTTTCACCTGAAGTTCGAGAGATCGCTGAAAAAAAAGGACTTACTACAATTGATGCAACATGTCCGGATGTGACAATTACTCACGATTTAATTCGGGAGAAAGAAGCAGAAGGATACGATGTCATTTATATTGGTAAAAAAGGGCATCCAGAACCAGAAGGAGCCGTTGGCGTTGCGCCACAAATTGTGCATCTTGTAGAGTCCTTAGAAGACGTTGATGAACTTAATGTGAATAACGAAAAAATAATCGTTACAAATCAAACAACGATGAGTCAATGGGATGTTAAAGCAATTATGGATAAAGTAAAGGACAAATACCCTTTGGCTGAACAGCATGAAGAAATTTGTCTTGCCACCCAAGTTCGTCAGGAAGCTGTCGCTAAACAAGCTGGAGTAGCAGATGTCTTGATTGTAGTGGGCGATCCTATGAGCAATAACTCAAATCGCTTAGCCCAAGTATCGAAAGAGATTGCGCACACCAATGCCTACCGTGTCGGTGATGTAAGCGAAATAGATATTGACTGGATAAAAGCTGCTAAAACAGTTGCAGTCACTGCCGGCGCATCCACACCGACACCTATCGTTCGTGAAGTGATTGCATTTCTAGAACAATTTAATCCAATAGATCAATCAACATGGGTGCGTGAAAACAAAGTTCCATTAAATAAAATACTACCAAAAGTAAGAAAACCAAAATTACCTACAAGTTAA
- a CDS encoding Nif3-like dinuclear metal center hexameric protein produces the protein MKTINGYEFIQMFEEFSPKKHALEGDPIGLHVGTLNKKIKKVMIALDVMQDVVDEAIEKDVDLIIAHHPLIYRPLKNISTEDPTGKLIEQLIKHDIAVYAAHTNLDVSSGGVNDMLAVALKLEDTTVLVPTYSETLKKLVVFVPEEDEEQMLQALGHAGAGAIGEYTECSFSSIGTGRFLPGGNTNPHIGKRGKLEWVKEVKIETVYPEHIEKKVIAAMLKAHPYEEPAYDLYSLDLQSEQLGLGRVGELSEEMNLQAFAEYVKVALDSGGVRVIGDLNSRVKKVAILGGDGNKYISAAKFKGADAYVTGDIYYHTAHDAMNMGLNIVDPGHNVEKIMKKGLTNILQEMSEKRNYEVKIFASEINTDPYIFL, from the coding sequence GTGAAAACCATCAATGGTTATGAATTTATTCAAATGTTTGAAGAGTTCTCTCCGAAAAAGCATGCGCTTGAAGGTGATCCAATCGGATTACATGTAGGTACATTGAATAAGAAGATTAAGAAAGTCATGATTGCTTTAGATGTTATGCAAGACGTCGTAGATGAAGCGATTGAAAAGGATGTAGATCTAATTATTGCTCACCACCCATTAATTTATCGACCACTGAAAAATATTTCAACAGAGGATCCAACAGGGAAATTGATCGAGCAATTAATCAAACATGATATAGCTGTCTATGCGGCGCATACGAACCTTGATGTATCCAGCGGAGGAGTAAATGATATGCTTGCTGTCGCATTAAAATTAGAGGATACGACGGTGCTTGTACCAACATACTCAGAAACACTCAAAAAGCTCGTAGTCTTCGTCCCTGAAGAAGATGAGGAGCAAATGTTACAAGCATTAGGTCACGCTGGCGCAGGAGCAATTGGTGAATATACTGAATGCTCCTTTTCATCCATAGGTACAGGGCGCTTTTTACCTGGGGGAAATACGAATCCACATATTGGAAAACGAGGAAAGCTAGAATGGGTGAAAGAAGTAAAAATAGAAACAGTCTATCCTGAGCATATAGAGAAGAAAGTAATAGCTGCTATGCTTAAGGCACATCCTTACGAAGAGCCAGCGTATGACCTATATTCGCTTGATTTACAGTCTGAACAGCTAGGTCTTGGAAGAGTAGGAGAACTAAGCGAAGAGATGAACCTACAAGCGTTTGCGGAATATGTAAAAGTTGCGCTCGATTCGGGTGGAGTTCGCGTTATTGGTGATCTTAATAGCCGTGTCAAAAAGGTAGCCATTCTTGGTGGGGATGGCAATAAATATATTAGCGCGGCTAAATTCAAAGGGGCCGATGCATATGTGACAGGTGATATTTATTATCACACGGCACATGATGCAATGAATATGGGGCTGAATATCGTTGATCCAGGACATAATGTGGAGAAAATCATGAAAAAGGGATTAACGAATATACTACAGGAAATGAGCGAGAAAAGGAATTACGAAGTAAAAATATTCGCCTCGGAAATAAATACGGACCCTTACATCTTTTTATAG